Proteins encoded within one genomic window of Mauremys mutica isolate MM-2020 ecotype Southern chromosome 11, ASM2049712v1, whole genome shotgun sequence:
- the INTS1 gene encoding integrator complex subunit 1: MNRPKPATVRRPSAVPKPSAHPPPGDFIALGSKGQANDSKAAVTLLKPAPAGLPSERKREGSASLSSASSLTGLTKRPKLCSTPPLSALGRLAEAAVAEKRAISPSIKEPSVIPIEVVPTVLVDEIEAAEAEGNDDRIEGVLCGAAKQLKMNRAKPDPTLYLSLMYLAKIKPNIFATEGVIEALCSLLRRDASINFKAKGNSLVSVLACNLLMAAYEEDENWPEIFVKVYIEDSLGERIWVDSPHCKTFVDNIQTAFSTKMPPKSMLLHGEVGRSGGDLSAGSSPHPAMAEEEDSQSELLIAEEKMSPEQEGQLMPRYEDLAESVEEYVLDMLRDQLNRRQPMDNVSRNLLRLLTATCGYKEVRLMAVQRLEMWLQNPKLTRPAQDLLMSVCMNCNTHGSEDMEVISNLIKIRLKPKVLLNHYMLCVRELLNAHRDNLGTMVKFVIFNELSNARNPNNMQILYTVLQHSSELAPKFLAMVFQDLLTNKDDYLRASRALLREIIKQTKHEINFQAFCLGLMQERKEAQYTDMEFKERFVIHITDLLAVSMMLGITAQVKEAGIAWDKGEKKNLEVLRSFQNQIAAIQRDAVWWLHTVVPSISKLAPKDYVHCLHKVLFTEQPETYYKWDNWPPESDRNFFLRLCSEVPILEDTLMRILVIGLSRSPLGPADAMELADHLVKRAAAVQADDVEVLRVERIQLIDAVLNLCTYHHPENIQLPPGYQPPNLAISTLYWKAWPLLLVVAAFNPENIGLAAWEEYPTLKMLMEMVMTNNYSYPPCTLTDEETRTEMINRELQISQREKQEILAFEGHLAAASTKQTITESSSLLLSQLTSLDPQGPPRRPPPHVLEQVKSLNQSLRLGHLLCRSRHPDFLLNIIQRQASSQSMPWLADLVQSSEGSLDVLPVQCLCEFLLHDAADESASGEEEEEGESKEQRAKKRQRQQKQRQLLGRLQDLLLGPRADEQTTCEVLDYFLRRLSSSQVASRVLAMKGLSLVLSEGGLRDREEKEHPMEEDSGDSELLQGYQWLLRDLPRLPLFDSVRATTSIALQQAIHMETDPQTISAYLVYLSQHAPIEDQGQHNDLSLDVARLIVERSTIMSHLFSKLSYCAESEAVLVALLSIFSCYVKRMRQSKEGEEVYSWSESQDQVFLRWTSGETATMHILVVHAMVILLTLGPPQGEGDFCALLDIWFPEKKPLPTAFLVDTSEEALLLPDWLKLRMIRSEVPRLVDAALQDLEPQQLLLFVQSFGIPVSSMSKLLQYLDQAVSHDPQTLEQNIMDKNYMAHLVEVQHERGATGGQTFHSLLTTSLPTRRDSADTPKPKTSPETPQGQSRIRALTQIRVLGPEDDLAGMFLQLFPLNPDPRWQNSNPRPISLAFQQALGQELARIRQGNTQVTGISVRLLQAVAALMNSPHSGALVMAMHRNHFISCPLMRQLCQYQRCVPQDTTFSSLFFKVLMQMLQWLENPAVEDGPLRAQLKSFAVQYSSRHRISDVRGGFLHLSEALTFRRDPDVISSTVRAIIATLKSGEKCNVEPELISKVLQGLIETRSPYLEELLTVLFSVTIETTARFPAMRPIAVVSSLLLQEKEETPVKKELDSSSAEAARLGPSSGLFNDWLEMLDPEVISSCPDLQQKLLFSWNKTKGYSGSQVLSFRPYLLALLTHQSSWTTLHQCIRILLCKNREQRFDPTASLDFLWACIHIPRIWQGRDQRTPQKRREEFVLQLKASELISLVELILAESETRSQNTEEASCTLIQSRLPLLLSCCHGDLESIKKVTEYLTGCIQQWGSSSVGKRCQDLLLQIYLQLPELLVPVPETLLTREGAADSSTCKLDALVHRFITLLAEASDSKSAESRVWDANMACRKLAVAHPILLLRHLPMIAALLHGRVHLNFQEFRQQNHLTFFIHVLGILELLQPQVFQSERQGALWDCLLSFIRLLLNYRKSSRHLAAFITKFVQFIHKYITCNAQAAVSFLQKHSDPLHDLSSDNSDLVMLKSLLAGLSLPSKSGVLDRGSEEEKDDEAATGSLPLVSVSLFTPLTPAEMAPYMKRLSRGQAVEDILEVLSDIDEMSRRRPEILSFFATNLQKLMSSSEESCRNLAFSLALRSIQNNPSIAADFLPTFMYCLGSRDFEVVQTALRHLPEYTLLCQEHAAVLLHRAFLVGMYGQIDTSSQISEALKVLHMEAMM, from the exons ACTGTGCAGCCTCCTCCGGAGGGATGCCTCCATCAACTTCAAAGCCAAAGGGAACAGCCTGGTGTCCGTCTTGGCCTGTAACCTTCTTATGGCGGCTTACGAGGAGGATGAGAACTGGCCAGAGATCTTTGTCAAG GTTTACATTGAGGACTCGCTTGGAGAGCGCATCTGGGTGGACAGCCCTCACTGCAAGACATTTGTGGATAACATCCAGACAGCCTTCAGTACAAAGATGCCCCCGAAGAGCATGCTGTTACATGGGGAAGTTGGCCGCAGTGGAGGTGATCTTAGTGCAG ggagcagcccccaccctgccatgGCAGAGGAGGAAGACAGCCAGAGTGAGCTGCTGATTGCAGAGGAGAAGATGAGTCCAGAGCAGGAGGGACAGCTTATGCCCAG ATatgaagacctcgcagagagtgTGGAAGAGTATGTCTTGGACATGCTACGGGACCAGCTCAACCGGCGCCAGCCAATGGATAACGTCTCCAGGAACCTCCTTCGACTGCTGACGGCTACTTGTGGCTATAAAGAGGTCCGGCTGATGGCTGTTCAGAGGCTTGAGATGTGGTTGCAGAACCCAAAG CTGACCAGACCAGCCCAGGACTTGCTAATGTCAGTCTGTATGAACTGCAACACACATGGCTCTGAGGACATGGAGGTCATTTCCAACCTGATCAAAATCCGTCTCAAACCCAAAGTCCTTCTCAACCACTACATGCTGTGTGTCAG GGAGCTGCTGAATGCTCACAGGGACAACCTGGGCACCATGGTCAAGTTTGTGATTTTCAATGAACTTTCAAATGCAAGAAACCCCAACAACATGCAGATTCTGTACACAGTGCTACAGCACAGCTCCGAGCTAGCACCCAAG TTCCTGGCGATGGTGTTCCAGGATCTGCTGACTAATAAGGATGATTACCTGCGGGCCTCGCGGGCGCTGCTGCGAGAGATCATCAAGCAGACGAAACATGAGATCAACTTCCAGGCTTTCTGCTTGGGGCTCATGCAGGAGCGGAAGGAGGCCCAATATACAGACATGGAATTCAAG GAGCGGTTTGTCATCCACATAACTGACCTGCTGGCTGTCTCCATGATGCTCGGCATCACGGCTCAGGTGAAGGAGGCTGGGATTGCATGGGACAAAGGAGAGAAAAAGA ACTTGGAGGTGCTGCGTTCCTTCCAGAACCAGATTGCCGCCATCCAGCGCGATGCTGTCTGGTGGCTCCACACAGTGGTTCCATCTATCAGCAAACTGGCTCCAAAGGACTACGTGCACTG TCTCCACAAGGTGCTGTTCACGGAGCAGCCAGAGACCTACTACAAATGGGACAACTGGCCCCCTGAGAGCGACCGCAA cttcttccTGCGCCTCTGCTCTGAGGTGCCTATCCTTGAAGACACGCTCATGCGGATCCTTGTCATTGGTTTGTCACGGTCACCCCTCGGCCCTGCCGATGCCATGGAGCTTGCTGACCACTTGGTGAAGCGGGCGGCGGCTGTGCAAGCAGACG ATGTAGAGGTCCTGAGGGTGGAGAGAATCCAACTGATTGATGCAGTCTTAAATCTGTGTACTTATCATCATCCGGAGAACATCCAGCTTCCCCCAGG GTATCAGCCTCCAAATCTAGCCATCTCTACCCTCTACTGGAAGGCTTGGCCTCTCCTCCTGGTAGTGGCCGCATTCAACCCTGAAAACATTG GGTTGGCTGCCTGGGAGGAGTATCCCACGCTAAAGATGCTCATGGAAATGGTCATGACTAA TAATTACTCCTATCCCCCCTGCACTCTGACGGATGAGGAGACCCGCACAGAGATGATTAATCGTGAGCTCCAAATATCCCAGCGGGAAAAGCAGGAGATTCTTGCATTTGAGGGTCATCTGGCTGCTGCATCTACAAAGCAGACTATTACAGAGAGCAGCAGCCTCTTGCTGTCCCAGCTCACCAGTCTGGACCCCCA GGGCCCCCCACGCAGACCTCCACCACATGTCCTGGAGCAGGTGAAAAGCCTAAATCAGTCTCTCCGCTTAGGACACCTCCTGTGCCGCAGCCGCCACCCAGACTTTCTACTCAACATCATTCAGAGGCAG GCCTCGTCCCAATCAATGCCTTGGCTAGCAGACCTGGTTCAGTCCAGTGAGGGCTCCTTGGATGTTCTTCCGGTGCAATGTCTTTGTGAGTTCCTGCTGCATGATGCTGCTGATGAATCTGCCTCAggcgaggaagaggaggagggagaaagtaaAGAGCAGCGTGCCAAGAAACGCCAG AGACAGCAGAAGCAGAGGCAGCTGCTTGGGCGCCTGCAGGACCTGCTCTTGGGCCCCAGAGCTGATGAGCAGACCACATGTGAGGTGCTGGACTACTTCCTGCGGCGCCTCAGTTCCTCTCAGGTGGCCTCCCGAGTGCTGGCCATGAAG GGTCTGTCCTTGGTGCTGTCGGAAGGGGGCTTGCGTGATAGAGAGGAAAAAGAGCATCCTATGGAGGAAGATTCTGGTGACTCTGAACTCCTGCAGGGATACCAGTGGCTGCTAAGAGACCTGCCGAGGCTGCCGTTGTTTGACAGTGTTAGGGCAACTACATCTATTGCCTTGCAACAG GCCATCCACATGGAGACCGATCCTCAGACCATCAGTGCTTATTTGGTGTACCTATCCCAGCACGCCCCCATAGAGGATCAGGGGCAGCACAATGACCTCTCTCTG GATGTGGCCAGGCTCATAGTGGAACGCTCCACCATCATGTCTCATCTCTTCTCAAAACTCTCGTACTGTGCTGAGTCAGAGGCAGTGCTGGTTGCTCTGCTCTCCATCTTCTCTTGCTACGTTAAGCGCATGCGCCAGAGCaaggaaggggaggaggtgtACAGCTGG TCTGAGTCCCAGGATCAGGTGTTCCTTCGCTGGACTAGTGGGGAAACAGCCACCATGCACATTCTTGTGGTCCATGCGATGGTCATTCTGCTGACGCTGGGACCACCTCAAG GGGAAGGTGACTTTTGCGCCTTGCTGGACATTTGGTTCCCAGAGAAgaagcccctccccactgccttTCTTGTTGACACGTCAGAGGAGGCCCTGCTGCTTCCTGACTGGCTGAAGCTGCGCATGATCCGCTCGGAGGTCCCTCGCCTAGTGGATGCAG caTTGCAGGATCTGGAACCGCAGCAACTGCTTCTCTTTGTTCAGTCCTTTGGGATCCCAGTCTCCAGCATGAGTAAACTCCTGCAGTACCTGGATCAGGCAGTGTCCCATGATCCACAGACACTGGAGCAGAACATCATGGACAAGA ATTACATGGCTCATCTCGTAGAGGTTCAGCATGAGAGAGGAGCTACGGGGGGGCAGACCTTCCACTCCCTGCTCACCACCTCCCTGCCAACACGCCGAG ACAGTGCTGACACTCCAAAGCCCAAAACTAGTCCTGAGACCCCACAAGGACAGAGCAGGATCCGGGCCTTGACTCAGATCCGGGTCCTGGGTCCTGAGGATGACCTGGCGGGCATGTTTCTTCAG CTGTTCCCACTGAACCCGGATCCCCGGTGGCAGAATTCGAACCCGCGCCCGATCTCCTTGGCCTTTCAGCAGGCACTGGGTCAGGAATTGGCTCGCATCCGCCAAGGGAACACACAGGTGACAGGGATTTCAGTGCGTCTTCTCCAGGCAGTGGCAGCCTTGATGAACTCTCCGCATAGCGGAGCTCTGGTGATGGCCATGCACCGAAACCACTTTATCTCCTGCCCACTGATGCGTCAGCTGTGCCAGTACCAG CGCTGCGTACCCCAGGACACCACCTTCTCCTCACTCTTCTTTAAAGTCCTCATGCAGATGCTGCAGTGGCTGGAGAATCCTGCTGTGGAAGATGGACCTCTGCGTGCTCAGCTCAAGTCCTTTGCTGTCCAGTACTCTTCAAGGCATAGGATCAGTGATG TTCGAGGTGGGTTCCTGCACCTGTCAGAAGCACTGACGTTCCGTCGTGATCCTGATGTGATCAGCTCCACTGTACGAGCCATCATTGCAACCCTGAAGTCTGGAGAGAAGTGTAATGTGGAGCCAGAACTCATCAGCAAAG TCCTTCAAGGTCTGATTGAAACACGCTCTCCTTACCTGGAGGAGCTTCTGACTGTCCTCTTCTCGGTTACCATTGAGACTACAGCCAGGTTCCCTGCCATGAGACCAATTGCTGTGGTGAGTTCTCTACTACTCCAGGAGAAAGAGGAGACACCTGTGAAGAAGGAGTTGGATAGCAGCAG TGCTGAAGCTGCTCGTCTAGGGCCCTCCTCGGGCCTTTTCAATGACTGGCTGGAGATGCTGGACCCTGAAGTAATCAGCAGCTGCCCAGACCTCCAGCAAAAGTTGCTGTTCTCCTGGAACAAG ACTAAAGGTTATTCTGGGTCTCAGGTGCTCTCTTTTCGCCCATATCTGTTGGCTCTCCTAACTCACCAGTCCAGCTGGACAACACTGCACCAGTGCATTAGGATTCTGCTTTGCAAAAACCGGGAGCAAAG GTTTGACCCGACTGCATCCTTAGATTTCTTGTGGGCCTGTATTCACATCCCTCGGATCTGGCAGGGAAGGGACCAGAGAACTCCTCAG AAACGTCGAGAGGAGTTCGTGCTCCAGTTAAAGGCGTCAGAGTTGATCAGTTTGGTTGAGCTGATCTTGGCTGAGTCGGAAACCAGAAGCCAGAATACAGAGGAAGCCTCCTGCACGCTCATCCAATCACGGCTACCCCTGTTGCTCAGCTGTTGTCATGGAGACCTGGAGAGTATTAAAAAAGTAACAGAGTATCTGACAGGCTGTATCCAGCAGTGGGGCAGCAG CTCAGTGGGAAAACGCTGCCAGGACCTTCTCCTGCAGATCTACCTGCAGCTGCCAGAGCTCCTCGTGCCCGTGCCTGAGACACTGCTGACCAGGGAAGGAGCTGCAGACAGCAGTACCTGCAAA CTTGATGCCCTGGTTCACAGATTCATCACCCTCCTCGCAGAAGCCAGCGATTCCAAGTCAGCTGAGAGCCGTGTGTGGGATGCCAACATGGCATGCAGGAAGCTAGCTGTGGCTCACCCCATCCTTCTGCTTAG ACACTTGCCAATGATCGCAGCTCTGCTTCATGGGCGGGTACATCTCAATTTTCAGGAGTTTCGACAACAGAACCACCTGACTTTCTTCATCCATGTCCTGGGGATCCTGGAGCTGCTTCAGCCACAGGTGTTCCAGAGTGAGCGCCAGGGGGCGCTATGGGATTGTCTTCTCTCCTTCATTCGCCTGCTGCTG aATTACAGGAAGTCCTCACGTCATCTGGCTGCCTTCATCACCAAGTTCGTCCAGTTCATTCACAAGTACATCACGTGCAATGCCCAGGCAGCTGTCTCTTTCCTGCAGAAACATTCTGACCCGCTCCA TGACCTGTCATCAGATAACAGTGACCTCGTGATGCTGAAATCGCTCCTGGCTGGGCTGAGCTTGCCCAGTAAGAGTGGTGTCTTGGACAGAGGCTCTGAAGAAGAAAAGGATG ATGAAGCAGCCACCGGCTCTCTGCCCCTGGTTAGTGTGTCCCTCTTCACTCCCCTCACTCCAGCGGAAATGGCCCCATACATGAAGAGACTCTCCAGGGGCCAGGCTGTGGAAG ATATCCTGGAGGTGCTGAGTGACATTGATGAGATGTCCAGACGGAGACCAGAAATTCTCTCCTTTTTTGCT ACTAACCTGCAAAAGTTGATGAGCTCTTCAGAAGAGTCCTGCCGGAATCTGGCCTTCAGCCTGGCTCTGCGCTCAATTCAGAACAACCCCAG CATTGCTGCTGACTTCCTCCCCACTTTCATGTACTGTCTTGGCAGCCGAGACTTTGAGGTGGTGCAGACAGCGCTGAGACACCTGCCTGAATACACCCTTCTCTGCCAAG AGCATGCAGCAGTATTATTGCACAGGGCCTTTCTGGTTGGGATGTATGGACAGATAGACACCAGCTCACAGATTTCAGAGGCCTTGAAGGTTCTGCATATGGAAGCCATGATGTGA